The sequence below is a genomic window from Pelagibaculum spongiae.
AGTTTTTTTATCGTCTTGAATTTTGTGAGGTTCTCCGCCTAGCGCTTGAAATCTATGTTCAATTGCAGAAAACCCATATGCTCCATCGCGCATATTCCAGTGAACAAAATGAAATGTTTGCCGGTATTTTACAAATTCAAAAAAATCTTCAAGCATCTCTTTTTCAAGCTCATCATATCGCTCAGGTATGTCACTTATAGAAATACCATTTCGTTCTGCAATTTTATGAACAGAGAAGCTCTCTGCTTGTGCTGTCTTTAAATTTCTAACGGCAATAGATGTAACTCTAGGAGTTCTTCCATCCTTAATGTCATAGAATGATTCACAAGAGTAATGAATAAGTAAAACCTGATCTGATTTTTCATAAAGGGAAACCAGTTCTTCTCTTGTCTCTTTCCGTTTCTTTATTCTTAATAACTCAGAGGCCATTCAGATTTCCTTGCATGTTCTAACATTCTATTAAAAAAACTATTTCCCTGACTCGACTAATCCAATGCCTTTGTTATTATTCATTAAGATGAGAAATCACCGTTTTTCTCACTCGGCTTTAACTCCCTACGTCGTCGCTCTACCTTCATTTGGTCGTCAGCTTCCAACGCAAACATTCTTTCTTGATGATTCTTAAGAACGGTTAAGTGACCAACAATCCGCCACTTCTTCGGTGCTTTATAGCGATTTTACCTTTATCGATTGATCTATCAATGAAAACAGTCATGTTTAAGGCATTTGCTGTGATATCGGTATATCAGCAGTGGGTTGTCAGGATAGGTGGCGGTGTATAACAAAATCAGGCTAAGGCGCAGCATTACCCTAAGCAACCCTTGCCTCAATCAAACCACACATTGATTCGATTTCGGCATAAGCATATAACTAAGATGTGATAAACTGCGCGCCATGGATATGATCACTTTTAGCGCAGCATTAGCCATTATGCTGGCAGCCGCTACCCTTCATGGCGTGATTGGTTTTGGCCAAGCCGTGTTAGCAGCGCCGTTGCTTTTTCTACTCAACCCTGAGTTTATTCCGGCACCCATTCTGATTTGTGGGATTGTGATGTCATTAATGAATAGCTGGCGCTATCGCAGTGAATTACAACTTCCGGCGCTGGCCAATACTTGGGCCGGTTACTTGCCAGGCAGTTTGATGGGTGGTTGGATGCTGGCAATTGCTGACCAACAAATTATGTCTTGGTTGTTAGTCGGCGTAGTCGGCATTGCTTTATTAGTCAGCATGACTCGGATTACCATTCCATTTAA
It includes:
- a CDS encoding sulfite exporter TauE/SafE family protein; translation: MDMITFSAALAIMLAAATLHGVIGFGQAVLAAPLLFLLNPEFIPAPILICGIVMSLMNSWRYRSELQLPALANTWAGYLPGSLMGGWMLAIADQQIMSWLLVGVVGIALLVSMTRITIPFNRYTLSAFSVSAGVMGTVSSISGPPLALVWQHQPVNSIRGNLGATFASCNLIALMVLAWHDKLNLHLITLGLSLAPAAILGNWLGSKLAPHVSHHHMRMAMLAVCFISCSMVLFC